One Lactobacillus sp. CBA3606 DNA segment encodes these proteins:
- the nrdG gene encoding anaerobic ribonucleoside-triphosphate reductase activating protein, with amino-acid sequence MPKEWLAEELSEQYVADYKAFNFVDGEGVRCSLYLSGCPFRCPGCYNVAAQNFHYGQPYTAELEQQIIDDLSQDYVQGLTLLGGEPFLNTQVGIRICERVRQEFGQTKDIWSWSGYTWDELQQDSTDKLKMLSLIDILVDGRFLKDQMDLSLQFRGSANQRIIDVPQSLARHEVVIWDKLVR; translated from the coding sequence ATGCCCAAAGAATGGTTAGCGGAGGAGCTAAGTGAACAATATGTTGCTGACTATAAAGCGTTTAATTTTGTCGATGGTGAAGGGGTCCGTTGTAGCTTATATCTAAGTGGCTGTCCATTTCGCTGTCCCGGTTGCTATAACGTGGCCGCTCAAAATTTCCATTATGGACAGCCCTATACGGCAGAGCTTGAACAACAAATTATTGACGATTTAAGCCAAGATTATGTGCAAGGTTTGACGTTGTTAGGTGGCGAACCATTTTTGAATACCCAAGTTGGAATTCGAATTTGTGAACGTGTTCGCCAAGAATTTGGGCAGACGAAAGATATCTGGTCATGGTCAGGGTATACCTGGGATGAGCTGCAACAAGATTCTACGGATAAATTAAAAATGTTGTCGTTAATTGATATTTTAGTGGACGGTCGATTTTTAAAAGACCAAATGGATTTGTCACTCCAATTTCGTGGGAGTGCGAATCAACGAATTATTGATGTGCCACAATCACTAGCCCGTCATGAAGTGGTTATTTGGGATAAGCTGGTGCGTTAA
- the nrdD gene encoding anaerobic ribonucleoside-triphosphate reductase: MGTRAAATSLDQLRELPVIKRGGTQTKFHPYKLNYVLAQLVPAEADRQAVRQALVVHYRTATAIETRELRPALIQILQDLDLTTAAKAYQDYFIAEQARFSAATNVRDRIEQLFSRDANVVHENANKDSNVFNTQRDLEAGAASRAIGLKMLPDLVAKAHLRGDIHWHDLDYSPVTPETNCCLIDFDGMFKNGYKIGNAEVASPRSIQTATAQMAQIIANVASLQYGGCSANRVDQLLAPFAAINYQKHLADAEKWVVAAQREAYAQTKTKKDIYDAMQALEYEINTLYSSQGQTPFTTVNFGLGTSWIEREIQTAILKIRIKGLGKEQRTAIFPKLIFTVKRGLNLDPTDPNYDIKSLAIACATKRMYPDLLMYDKIKALTGSFKTPMGCRSFLQGWRDENGVEVNSGRMNLGVVTVNLPRIALSAHGDQTLFWEIFEERMATCHQALAYRIERTKEAQPENAPLLYMYGAFGKRLQPGESVDALFKNERATISLGYIGIYEVCTTFFGPDWEQDAAALAFAEKVVKALRDKCQQWAQASGYHYSLYSTPAESLTDTFCRDDILKFGRVPDVTDKEYYTNSFHYDVRKHPTPFDKLTLEERFPKYASGGFIHYCEYPNLTQNPKALEAVWDWAYDHVGYLGTNTAIDQCFECGFKGEFKSTARGFVCPQCGNHDPKTCDVVKRTCGYLGNPQQRPMVHGRHVEITSRQKNMSPEMIKNAARYERTKQSDAQRMVSGGAK, from the coding sequence ATGGGAACAAGGGCAGCAGCAACTAGTTTAGATCAGTTACGAGAATTACCGGTCATTAAACGTGGGGGAACGCAAACTAAGTTTCATCCTTATAAATTGAATTATGTTCTAGCACAATTAGTACCAGCTGAGGCTGATCGCCAAGCAGTGCGGCAAGCGTTAGTCGTACATTATCGGACCGCCACGGCCATTGAAACCCGTGAATTACGACCAGCGTTGATTCAAATTCTACAGGACTTGGATTTAACGACGGCGGCTAAAGCTTATCAAGATTATTTTATTGCGGAACAAGCGCGATTTTCTGCGGCCACGAATGTGCGGGACCGGATTGAGCAGTTATTCAGTCGTGATGCCAATGTGGTTCATGAAAATGCGAATAAGGATAGCAACGTGTTTAACACGCAACGGGACTTAGAAGCCGGGGCCGCAAGTCGGGCGATTGGGCTCAAAATGTTACCTGATTTGGTGGCTAAAGCGCATTTGCGTGGCGATATCCATTGGCATGACTTGGATTATTCACCAGTTACGCCAGAAACAAACTGTTGTCTAATTGATTTTGATGGCATGTTTAAAAATGGTTATAAAATTGGAAATGCCGAAGTTGCCTCACCCCGCTCTATTCAAACAGCCACCGCCCAGATGGCTCAAATCATTGCTAACGTGGCGTCATTACAATATGGTGGCTGTTCAGCGAATCGTGTTGATCAGTTATTGGCGCCATTTGCGGCAATTAATTATCAAAAACATTTAGCTGATGCTGAAAAATGGGTTGTCGCAGCGCAGCGTGAGGCCTATGCGCAGACCAAAACTAAAAAAGATATTTATGATGCGATGCAAGCACTAGAGTATGAGATTAATACGCTATATTCATCTCAGGGACAGACACCCTTTACGACGGTCAATTTTGGCTTAGGCACGAGTTGGATTGAACGTGAAATTCAAACAGCCATTCTTAAAATTCGGATTAAAGGCTTAGGTAAAGAACAGCGGACAGCGATTTTTCCGAAGCTAATTTTTACAGTCAAACGTGGGTTGAATCTCGATCCAACTGACCCGAACTATGATATTAAAAGCTTAGCGATTGCGTGTGCGACCAAGCGAATGTATCCTGATTTATTAATGTATGACAAAATCAAGGCTTTGACTGGTAGCTTCAAAACACCGATGGGCTGTCGTTCCTTTTTACAAGGTTGGCGGGATGAAAATGGGGTCGAAGTGAACTCGGGGCGGATGAATTTAGGCGTCGTGACCGTTAATCTACCGCGGATTGCTTTATCAGCTCACGGAGACCAAACGTTATTTTGGGAGATTTTCGAAGAACGGATGGCGACGTGTCATCAAGCATTAGCCTATCGAATTGAACGGACCAAGGAAGCCCAGCCTGAAAATGCGCCGTTACTCTATATGTATGGGGCTTTTGGGAAACGCCTACAACCAGGCGAGTCGGTTGATGCCTTATTTAAAAATGAACGAGCGACGATTTCACTGGGCTACATTGGAATCTATGAAGTTTGTACCACCTTTTTTGGCCCGGATTGGGAGCAAGATGCTGCGGCTTTAGCGTTTGCCGAAAAAGTTGTCAAGGCGTTGCGCGATAAGTGTCAGCAATGGGCGCAAGCGAGTGGGTATCATTATAGCCTCTATTCAACGCCGGCGGAATCCTTAACGGATACATTTTGTCGTGATGACATCTTGAAGTTTGGTCGGGTGCCAGATGTGACGGATAAGGAATATTATACGAATAGTTTTCACTATGATGTCCGGAAACATCCAACACCGTTTGATAAATTAACGTTAGAAGAACGGTTTCCCAAGTATGCGTCCGGCGGTTTCATTCATTACTGTGAATATCCAAACCTGACGCAAAATCCGAAAGCGTTGGAAGCTGTCTGGGATTGGGCCTATGATCATGTCGGTTATTTGGGCACTAATACGGCGATTGACCAGTGTTTTGAATGTGGGTTTAAAGGAGAATTTAAGTCAACTGCTCGTGGCTTTGTGTGTCCGCAATGTGGTAATCATGACCCTAAAACGTGTGATGTGGTGAAGCGGACTTGTGGTTATTTAGGAAATCCCCAACAACGGCCGATGGTGCATGGTCGCCACGTTGAGATTACGTCACGTCAAAAAAATATGTCACCGGAGATGATAAAAAATGCCGCACGTTACGAAAGGACCAAACAATCCGATGCCCAAAGAATGGTTAGCGGAGGAGCTAAGTGA
- a CDS encoding LacI family DNA-binding transcriptional regulator, producing the protein MATDGYNEIGDVMRAKIADVASVAGVSKITVSRVLNKRGYGI; encoded by the coding sequence ATGGCAACTGATGGATACAACGAGATAGGTGACGTCATGAGAGCAAAAATAGCTGATGTTGCAAGCGTGGCCGGGGTATCAAAGATAACAGTTTCAAGAGTGTTGAACAAACGCGGTTACGGTATATGA
- a CDS encoding EAL domain-containing protein, protein MYRFFVQPQVDRNQKSIFGYELLLRKETHGQWAVPATFTELPLMKQASLLEELAGQLATKTTNRVLALNLNREQAEDERMLGTIIYLKKRLNPAALTIELTESPTVTEIQKYSMLFRQYGIKLSIDDVGTGSNTFDNIEPVLPFVDQIKFAMQNLRMSGKADQIPTALAFWQTIAKQYHLDLILEGVEDEQDQAMAQQLGIELHQGYLYGKPQLVVKCPQSSGHQVSDGRQ, encoded by the coding sequence ATGTATCGCTTTTTTGTTCAACCACAAGTTGATCGCAATCAAAAATCAATTTTTGGTTATGAACTATTATTACGTAAAGAAACGCATGGTCAGTGGGCTGTACCCGCAACTTTTACCGAATTACCATTGATGAAGCAAGCCAGCTTATTAGAAGAATTGGCCGGTCAATTAGCGACTAAAACAACTAATCGGGTTCTAGCCTTAAATCTGAATCGGGAACAAGCCGAAGATGAACGGATGCTAGGGACGATTATTTATTTAAAGAAACGGTTGAATCCAGCGGCTTTAACCATTGAGTTAACTGAAAGTCCAACTGTGACGGAAATTCAAAAATACAGTATGCTTTTTCGTCAATATGGGATTAAGTTAAGTATCGATGACGTGGGGACTGGCTCCAACACATTTGATAATATTGAACCTGTGCTGCCGTTTGTCGACCAGATTAAGTTTGCCATGCAGAATTTGCGGATGAGCGGAAAAGCTGATCAAATTCCAACGGCGTTAGCTTTTTGGCAGACGATTGCCAAGCAGTATCATCTTGACTTGATTTTAGAAGGGGTCGAAGATGAGCAGGATCAAGCTATGGCACAACAATTAGGGATTGAATTACATCAGGGTTATCTATATGGTAAGCCGCAACTAGTTGTTAAATGCCCGCAATCGTCAGGTCACCAAGTAAGTGATGGTCGTCAATAA
- a CDS encoding VIT1/CCC1 transporter family protein yields the protein MLIWFKQWQRRYYHFWNQLNVLRAGILGANDGIISVSGIVLGAVGADLSATTLLISGVSGMIAGACSMAGGEYVSVSAQKDVQLSQLKLQLATAPVAEADQAQTRLQAIDVLNPLHAAATSLLAFIGGALIPLAAISLSLPRWRLLNTLVAMGVALTLNATVSARHTVVPVHKIIWRNILVGVATALMTYLMGIWLGSAS from the coding sequence ATGTTAATCTGGTTTAAGCAATGGCAACGGCGATATTATCACTTTTGGAATCAATTAAATGTTTTACGTGCGGGTATTTTAGGGGCCAATGATGGCATTATTTCAGTGTCCGGCATTGTCTTAGGGGCGGTGGGCGCGGATTTAAGTGCAACGACGCTGCTGATTAGTGGCGTTTCGGGCATGATTGCTGGGGCCTGCTCGATGGCGGGCGGCGAATATGTGTCGGTCAGTGCCCAAAAGGATGTGCAATTAAGCCAGTTAAAATTACAGTTAGCGACGGCACCAGTAGCGGAAGCTGACCAAGCACAAACCCGATTACAAGCCATCGATGTTTTAAATCCGCTCCACGCGGCCGCAACATCACTGCTGGCTTTTATCGGGGGGGCTTTGATTCCGTTGGCTGCCATTAGTTTGTCGCTACCCCGTTGGCGGTTGCTCAACACCCTAGTGGCAATGGGCGTGGCGTTGACGCTAAATGCGACCGTTAGTGCGCGTCATACGGTTGTGCCGGTGCATAAAATAATTTGGCGCAATATTTTGGTTGGGGTGGCGACGGCGCTAATGACTTACCTCATGGGGATTTGGTTAGGCAGTGCCAGTTAG
- a CDS encoding ArgE/DapE family deacylase: MAVFSDEDKIKIFADLVRIKSVNDHETTVATYLQRLLAEHGIKATLMPLSPTRSNLVAEIGTKGPVLGISGHMDVVTPGDLDQWDTDPFELTERQGKLYGRGATDMKSGLAAMVIAMIEIEAAQTLTTGRIRLMATVAEEVGETGSQLFYEQGTMQDVDALLIGEPSGYNIAFAHKGSIDSRIDSAGQTAHSSMPEQGYNALDPLIEVLYQAQHAFRDSDRHSELLGDLGFNTTIVNGGNQVNSIPATATAEINIRSIPEFDNATAIALLQKLVDQQNATGAQLTLTVFMSQNPVAAPRDSKLSDLAAEVGATYAGAPIPKVAIPAVTDASNLLKDKPDDFPFIMFGPGNMTPHQVNECVDKQMYLDFIHLYERLFVAYFN, from the coding sequence ATGGCAGTATTTAGTGATGAAGATAAAATTAAAATCTTTGCTGATTTAGTGCGCATTAAGTCGGTCAATGATCATGAAACGACCGTGGCGACTTACTTACAACGGTTATTAGCAGAACATGGCATCAAGGCGACTTTGATGCCATTAAGCCCAACCCGGAGCAACCTGGTGGCCGAGATAGGGACAAAAGGGCCAGTGTTAGGGATTTCTGGTCATATGGACGTGGTTACTCCGGGCGATTTGGATCAGTGGGATACAGATCCATTTGAATTGACGGAACGACAGGGCAAACTCTACGGTCGAGGCGCAACGGATATGAAGTCGGGGCTAGCGGCGATGGTGATTGCGATGATTGAGATTGAAGCCGCCCAGACTTTAACGACTGGCCGCATTCGTTTAATGGCGACAGTTGCCGAAGAAGTCGGTGAAACCGGGTCACAGTTGTTCTATGAGCAAGGGACGATGCAAGACGTGGATGCCTTGCTAATCGGGGAACCCTCAGGATATAACATTGCGTTTGCCCACAAGGGGTCAATTGACAGTCGCATCGATTCGGCTGGTCAAACAGCGCATAGTTCGATGCCGGAACAAGGTTACAATGCCCTTGATCCGTTGATTGAGGTGCTCTATCAAGCGCAACATGCTTTTCGTGATAGTGATCGACATAGCGAGCTACTAGGTGATTTAGGGTTCAACACGACGATTGTTAACGGTGGCAATCAAGTGAACTCGATTCCAGCGACTGCCACTGCTGAAATCAATATTCGATCAATTCCTGAATTCGATAATGCGACTGCGATTGCCTTGTTACAAAAATTAGTCGATCAGCAGAATGCAACCGGCGCCCAGTTGACGCTGACGGTCTTTATGTCACAGAATCCAGTGGCCGCACCGCGGGATTCCAAGTTGAGTGATTTAGCGGCTGAAGTGGGGGCAACTTACGCCGGTGCGCCCATTCCGAAAGTGGCTATTCCAGCGGTAACGGATGCGTCGAACTTGCTAAAAGACAAACCTGATGATTTTCCATTTATCATGTTTGGTCCCGGCAATATGACGCCACACCAAGTCAATGAATGTGTGGATAAACAGATGTATTTGGACTTTATTCACCTGTATGAACGCTTATTTGTTGCCTATTTCAACTAA
- the scrK gene encoding fructokinase ScrK, whose protein sequence is MLVGSIEAGGTKFVCAIGDEDYRIKDSIHFPTTTPAETLQKAIDYFKQFKIEALGVASFGPIELRKNSPKYGYITSTPKPGWQDTDFIGTLKKHFDIPMFWTTDVNGSAYGEYVMSTLANEKINSLVYYTIGTGVGAGAISDGKFVGTTGHPEMGHTFLKRHPDDLDFKGVCPFHGDCLEGLVAGPTFDARLGRPGKDVPLTDHVWDIMAYYVAQAAIQATLILRPDKIVFGGGVVSEAFLTKVRAQFKTLLNDYVTVPALDTYITMPVIKANGSATLGDFALAIRELQD, encoded by the coding sequence TTGTTAGTAGGTAGTATTGAAGCTGGCGGAACAAAATTTGTGTGTGCAATTGGTGATGAAGACTATCGCATCAAGGATAGCATTCATTTTCCAACCACGACTCCCGCTGAAACTTTGCAAAAGGCAATTGATTATTTCAAACAATTTAAGATTGAAGCGTTAGGCGTCGCATCGTTCGGACCCATCGAATTACGCAAGAATTCACCTAAGTATGGCTATATCACATCCACCCCTAAACCCGGTTGGCAAGATACAGATTTTATTGGCACGCTAAAAAAACATTTTGATATCCCAATGTTTTGGACCACGGACGTGAATGGCTCCGCTTATGGCGAATATGTGATGTCGACGTTAGCCAATGAGAAAATCAATTCCTTAGTTTATTACACCATTGGTACCGGCGTCGGTGCTGGCGCTATTTCTGACGGTAAATTCGTTGGCACGACTGGTCATCCTGAAATGGGCCACACCTTCCTAAAACGCCACCCTGATGATCTAGATTTTAAGGGGGTCTGTCCCTTTCATGGCGATTGTCTAGAAGGCTTAGTTGCGGGTCCAACATTCGATGCTCGGTTAGGTCGTCCAGGTAAAGATGTCCCCCTAACTGACCATGTTTGGGATATTATGGCCTATTACGTGGCCCAAGCTGCAATCCAAGCGACTTTAATCCTGCGACCAGATAAGATTGTTTTCGGCGGTGGTGTGGTTAGCGAAGCGTTCTTAACCAAGGTCCGCGCACAATTTAAGACGCTTTTAAACGATTATGTGACCGTCCCAGCTTTGGACACTTACATCACGATGCCAGTCATCAAAGCCAACGGTTCTGCAACACTCGGTGACTTTGCTTTAGCCATCCGTGAATTACAAGATTAA